The genomic DNA AAAAAATTATTATTGTATCCAAAAAAATAAAACAGATATGACATAATCTTGAAACCATTTTAAGAATATAGATTTTTTATTATCTGTGAGAAAAATAGATAGAGAAAGATATAAATATACAATTACTACGAATATTAATATTTATTTTAAAAATAGGATGTTTATCAGTATTATAGTAAAATAATTTTAAACATATCATATAATAATATACATATAACAATCCTCAAAACTAAAAACAATAAAACGTAAAAATTATTTTAATTCATTTGCGTTATCAATTATATAATTTAATTTAATTGCTAGTACTATTCCAATGTATAAAAAAATGATAACCATTGTTGAAATTCCAGTCCATTTTCCTATCGTCCAAAAAATACCACTTATTGTACCTAAGATACTAGATCCTAAGTAATATGAAAATAAATAAATAGATGAAGTATAACCCCGATTATTTCTTGCTTGCTGACCTATACATGTACTAGTTACTGAATGTGCTGCAAAAAATCCAGCTGAAAATAAAAACAACCCTAAAAATATTATAATTATTCTGTTCCATTGTGAAATAATCAAACCAACTATCATTATAACTAAAGAAATTATCAGCATTCTACCTTCACCATACTTTTCAATCAGGATTCCAGCTTTAGGAGAGCTATATACCCCTATTAAGTAAACAATAGACAATATTCCTATAGTTTCTTGGCTTACAAAAAATGGTTCTAATAACAATCTATATCCCACATAATTAAAGACTGTTATAAAACTACCCATTAAAAAAAATCCCATTAAAAATAATTTAGATACAATAGGATGTTTCCATTGTGCTATGAAATAAGTAAAAATTTTTTTAGGATGTAAAGCAATAGAATGAAAATTCTTAGAACTTGGTAATAAATATAAAAACAATATTGCAAAAACAAATGCTAAAATACTAATCCATTCTAATGAAATTTTCCATGAAAATTTTTCTGCTAATATGCTACTCAAAATTCTGCCAGAAAAACCACCAATAGTATTTCCACTAATATATAGTCCCATCGAAAATGATAAAGTATTAGGATGAATTTCTTCACTAAGATATGTCATAGCTACTGCTGCAACTCCACTTAACGCTAATCCCGTTAGTGCTCTCATAAATATAATATGTTCCCAACTATTCATTTTTGAACAACAAAAGGTAAAAAAAGCTGCTAAAAACAAGGAACTAGACATAACCTTTTTTCTTCCAATTTTATCTGATAATGGACCTGTAAACAGCATTCCTATTGCCATCATAGCAGTAGAAGATGACAAAGATAAACTGCTCTGAGCTGGACTTAAAGAAAAATTTTGAGATAACACAAACAAAATAGGTTGAACACAATATAAAATAGAAAATGTTGCAAAACCTGCTAGAAATAAAGAAATTGTTACTGCTATAAATTTTTTTGTTCCTTTTTCTATATAATATTTTTTATTCTGCATGCTGCCCTTTATTCTTCTATTTATGAATATTATTATAATTGTTATAATGATCTTTTTTAAAGATATTGACTTAACTACATAAAAAAATATTTATTCATTAAATGTTATAACTGTATTTATTAAATATTTAAAATGATACTACAAATAAAAATATCCATCATAAACATGTCTTGCTGAGCCTGTCATATATAATTTTTCTAGATTTCCATTCCATTTGATTTTTAAGTCTCCTCCTAATAAACTGACTTTTACTTCGTTTAATAACATTTTTTCTTTAATTCCAATTGCAACAGCAGCACAAGCACCACTACCACATGATCGTGTCTCTCCTACTCCTCTTTCATATACTCGAAGAGAAATATGTGTTTCAGATATCAATTCCATAAAACCAACATTAGTACCTTCAGGAAATAATATATGATTGCTCAAAATAAATCCGATTTTTTTTACTGGATAACGTTTTATATTTTTTTCGATAATAATACAATGTGGATTACCTATCGATACAACGTAATATTTTATGATTTTTCCTAAAATCAATGCAGAATAATATTTCTGCATATTAAGACTTGAGTAAGGAATATACTTTGGTTCAAAAACAGGAATACCCATATCTACACAAATATCTCTATTTTTTAATATATACAAAATAATTATTCTATTTTTAGTACTAACATTAATAACTTTTTTTTTAGTAAGTTTTTTTAATGTTATAAATAATGCTAAACATCGAGCACCATTTCCACATTGCGATACTTCAGAACCATTCGAATTAAAAATGCGATAGTGAAAATCAATATTTTCTTGTTTTGAACATTCTAATAATAATAATTGATCAAATCCAATTCCTGTATGTCGATGAGATAAATCTTGTATTATTTTAGACGTAAGGAAAAAATTGTTTTTTATATTGTTTAAAACTATAAAATCGTTTTCTAAACCGTGCATTTTAGAAAAGCAGATTTTTCTTTTAGATAAGCTCATATTTTAATTGGTCTTCATATTATATATGAATAAATTGTACTATTTTGAAATCAAAATTCAATTATAATTTATAATATATTACTTTACATCCTATATTATAGAAATAATATTTTCGACAGCGCTGTTTTATATTTACATAAAAATATGAATTACAAATTATTCTTGTAAACTGTCTATAATAATATTATGGTTATACCTTAATAAAATTTGAAATGATGTTAAAATAAAGAACAACTTCAATGAATAATTATAATTTTCATAAATTAGCTGACAAATTATTTTTAAAAATAGAAAAAGAAATTGATAGATACTGTGGAAAGGAAGACATTGATTGTGAAATACACTACAATATGATAACAATAGATCTTAATAACAAAAATAAAATAATTATTAATCGACAAGAAGCACTACATCAAATTTGGTTAGCTACTAAAAATTGTGGATATCATTTTTCATATATACAAAAACAATGGATATGTAACCGTACTAAAAAAAATTTTTGGGACATTCTAGAACAATCATGTTCAAAACAAACTAATAGTAATATAGTTTTTTCTGTAAATAGATAATAATATAAATATTAATAATTGATCTAATATAATAAACTTTTAATAACTGAATAACGTAAATTCATTAATGAATCATTTTAAAGTATAATTTTATGATTAATATCACCTATTAATATATAATTAATACCATTTAAAGTATTTTAGTAATTAAATTATTATACAAAAAAATCATAAAACAATTTTATAAATAATTTAAATTATACACATTTTACATAAAATTATTGTTCAATGGCTATTTTATAAATTAAAAAATAGAAATTAACTTATAACAATATTATGAATTAAAAAAAAGAAAAAATGTTTTATTTTAGATATATTTATTTCGGTGAGAGAGGATTTGAACCTCTGACCTACTGGTCCCAAACCAGTTGCGCTGCCAAACTGCGCTACTCACCGATAACAAATTCTAAATAAAAATAAGTTAACGTACAATTTTTGGGTGACCAATGGGGATCGAACCCATGACATCTGGAATCACAATCCAGGACTCTACCAGCTGAGCTATGGCCACCATATTTAATAAAACTATACTTTTTTATGCGTTCGTCAGGATTTGAACCTGAGACTTCTACCTTCGGAGGGTAGCGCTCTATCCAGCTGAGCTACGAACGCTTTATATAAATACTATAATCTTTATATTATGAGTATTTTTTTATAATGTCTAGTGTTTTTTAAAAGTAATTAATTATTTCACTGTTATACTTTCATGAAACTCCGAATTTCTTAAAGTATATAGAAGTATTAAATATATTATTTAAAAAATAATTACAAAATGATTATAAACATAATATTTTCCATATAGTTTTTATGATGTAATATTTTCTATATAAGTATCACAATGTTTATTAGGAAAATTTTAATTTAAATCTTGAATAGAAAACACTTAATTATATTTATTTCAATAATAGTAATAAACTATTGAAACAAAAACAATCATGAACGTTTCATCATATCAAAAAATTCATAATTAGTTTTAGTCATAGCCAATTTATTTATTAGAAATTCCATAGCATCGATTTCACTCATTGGATGAATGATTTTTCTTAAAATCCACATTTTTTGTAATTCATCAGGTTGAGTTAGTAATTCTTCTTTTCTTGTTCCTGATCGATTATAATCAATAGCTGGAAAAACTCGTTTTTCTGCTATTTTTCTTGATAATGGTAATTCCATATTACCCGTTCCTTTAAATTCTTCATAAATTACTTCGTCCATTTTTGAACCTGTGTCAATCAATGCCGTTGCTATAATAGTTAAACTACCGCCTTCTTCTACATTACGTGCAGCTCCAAAAAATCGTTTTGGTCTATGCAATGCATTCGCATCAACTCCACCTGTTAATACTTTTCCTGATGATGGAACTACTGTATTATAAGCTCGTGCTAATCTTGTAATAGAATCTAATAATATAATAACATCTTTTTTGTGTTCTACTAATCTTTTTGCTTTTTCAATTACCATTTCTGCTACTTGAACATGTCTAGAAGCTGGTTCATCGAATGTAGAAGCTACTACTTCTCCTTTAACTAATCTACACATTTCAGTTACTTCTTCTGGTCTTTCATCTATGAGTAAAACCATTAATACACAATCAGGATGATTATAAGCGATACTTTGTGCTATATTTTGTAAAAGCATTGTTTTACCAGCCTTTGGTGGTGCAACAATTAAACCTCTTTGACCTCTTCCAATAGGTGATGCTAAATCTAATACTCGAGCTGTTAAATCTTCAGTAGAACCATTGCCTCTTTCCATTCTCAAACGAGAATTAGCATGTAAAGGAGTTAAGTTTTCAAATAAAATTTTACTTCTAGCATTTTCTGGTTTATCATAATTTACTTCATTAACTTTTAACAGAGCAAAATATCTTTCACCTTCTTTAGGAGGGCGAATTTTTCCAGAAATAGTATCACCGGTTCGTAAATTAAATCGTCTAATTTGACTAGGAGATACATAAATATCGTCGGGTCCAGCTAAATACGAGCTATCAGAAGAACGCAAAAAACCAAATCCATCTTGTAAAATTTCTAATACTCCATCTCCAAATATGTCTTCTCCACTTTTTGCATGTTGTTTTAATATAGAAAAAATGATATCTTGTTTTCTCATACGTGCTAAATTTTCTAGTCCTGCATTATCGCCAAGAACAATTAATTCAGAGACTGGTATATTTTTCAATGCAGTAAGATTCATAATGATAGGTTCTTAGTAAAATCAGAGTCAATCTCGGGATGATTTTTGATAGATACAATAAAATAATCAATACAGGTTTTAATTAATTCTTATAATATTTATATACTATTTAACTAACAATATTTTTAAAGTAAAGTAACATTTAATACTACCACATTGGTAGTATTAAATCTATTATTTTTAAAAAGTTTTAATATTTTCAATAAAAAAGTAAATATAATTTCTAACTTATTTTAAATTGGTATCTAGAAACAATTTTAACTGCAGTTTAGACAAAGCACCAATTTTAGTTGCTATTAATTCACCTTCTTTAAATAATAGTAATGCAGGAATACCTCTGATAGAATATTTTGGGGCAGTATTAGGATTAGAATCAATATTTATTTTAGCTACAACTATTTTATTATTATATTCTAAAGAAATTTCTTCTAAAATAGGTGCTAAAATCTTACATGGATTACACCAATCTGCCCAAAAATCAACTAATATTGTTCTATTTGACTCTAAAACACTTTTGTTAAAGTTATCATCAGTTAAATTAATTACATTTCCTTTCATATTTATCTCTAATAGAAGTTACTATTCGTAAAATAAAATTTGTTTTAACGAAATATAAATAGTTTATATATTTAAATATGATATATCTACTTTAAACACTTACGTACGTTTTTAATGTACATTAACTGTTTTTCAGTGAAAATATTGACTTTTGTTTTTATATTATATGTATTCCAAAATAAATCGTTTCTTGGTAATTCTAATAAAAACCGACTAGGTTTAGTATAGATTAATTCTCCATATTGACACCGAATATTAGAATAACTAAGAAACAACTCTTTTTTTGCTCTAGTAATCCCTACATAAGCTAATCGTCGCTCTTCATCAACGTTACTATTAATAGAACTATAATGTGGTAGAATCCCTTCTTCCATTCCTATTATAAATACGTACGAAAATTCTAATCCTTTAGAAGCATGTAATGTCATTAATTGAACTTTATTACTATTTAGTTCTGTATTATTTAAATCATTTTGAAGAATGAATTGTGTGATAATATCTGACAAAATAGTAGACTTATCTTTATTTTTATCCACTAATTCAGAAATCCAATTTAATAATATATACACATTTTTAATACTTGTTTCGCATAATTTTTTATTTTTTATACTTTTAAGCAACCAAGCTTCATATTTTATACTAGATATAAAGTTATTTAACGCCAACATAGGTTGAGCATAAATATCTTTTCTTAATTTTTTTATTAATGTTATAAATTTTTTTAATGTGTTAAAACTACGATTTGTTAAAATAAATTGTAATCCAATATCATTACTAGAATCAAATAAACTTTTTTTTCTAATTTTACTCCATTCTTTTAACTTATTAATAGTGATATTACCTATTCCTCTAGGAGGCTTATTTATTATTTTTAAAAAAGCTATATCATCATTTGGATTTAATATTAATTTTAAATATGCTAATAAATCTTTAATTTCAGGTCTTAAAAAAAATGACGAATTAGTTACAACATAATACGGAATTTTTGAATTTAGCAACATTTTTTCAAATATTTTGGCTTGGTAATTATTTCGATATAGTATAGCATAATCTTGATATTCTGTTTTATTTAAAGACTTATGAGCTAAAATATTTTTTAGCACTAATCTAGCTTCTTCTTCTTCGTTTTTAGCAGATATTATATTTATACTCGGACCATATTCTAAGTTAGAAAATAGTTCTTTTTTAAAAAAATGAGGATTATTTTTTATTAATATATTAGCTACTCTTAAAATTCTACCAGAAGAACGATAATTATGTTCCAATTTTATTACATTTAATTTTGGATAATCTTTTTTTAATAAGGAAAAATTATGTGTTCTAGCTCCTCTCCAAGAATAAATTGATTGATCATCATCTCCAACTAAAGTAAAATTAATATTATCTGTATTTAATAATTTTATTAATTCATATTGAATTAAATTAGTATCTTGGTACTCATCAACCAACAAATATTTAATGTGATTTTCCCATTTTTTCCTTAAGGTTGCATTATTTTTCAGTAATAATGTAGGCAAAAAAACTAAATCATCAAAATCTAACGTATTGCATGATTTAAGATAAGATTGATATAATTTATAATAATAAGCACAA from Buchnera aphidicola (Melaphis rhois) includes the following:
- a CDS encoding MFS transporter; translation: MQNKKYYIEKGTKKFIAVTISLFLAGFATFSILYCVQPILFVLSQNFSLSPAQSSLSLSSSTAMMAIGMLFTGPLSDKIGRKKVMSSSLFLAAFFTFCCSKMNSWEHIIFMRALTGLALSGVAAVAMTYLSEEIHPNTLSFSMGLYISGNTIGGFSGRILSSILAEKFSWKISLEWISILAFVFAILFLYLLPSSKNFHSIALHPKKIFTYFIAQWKHPIVSKLFLMGFFLMGSFITVFNYVGYRLLLEPFFVSQETIGILSIVYLIGVYSSPKAGILIEKYGEGRMLIISLVIMIVGLIISQWNRIIIIFLGLFLFSAGFFAAHSVTSTCIGQQARNNRGYTSSIYLFSYYLGSSILGTISGIFWTIGKWTGISTMVIIFLYIGIVLAIKLNYIIDNANELK
- the dapF gene encoding diaminopimelate epimerase, with amino-acid sequence MSLSKRKICFSKMHGLENDFIVLNNIKNNFFLTSKIIQDLSHRHTGIGFDQLLLLECSKQENIDFHYRIFNSNGSEVSQCGNGARCLALFITLKKLTKKKVINVSTKNRIIILYILKNRDICVDMGIPVFEPKYIPYSSLNMQKYYSALILGKIIKYYVVSIGNPHCIIIEKNIKRYPVKKIGFILSNHILFPEGTNVGFMELISETHISLRVYERGVGETRSCGSGACAAVAIGIKEKMLLNEVKVSLLGGDLKIKWNGNLEKLYMTGSARHVYDGYFYL
- the cyaY gene encoding iron donor protein CyaY, coding for MNNYNFHKLADKLFLKIEKEIDRYCGKEDIDCEIHYNMITIDLNNKNKIIINRQEALHQIWLATKNCGYHFSYIQKQWICNRTKKNFWDILEQSCSKQTNSNIVFSVNR
- the rho gene encoding transcription termination factor Rho, translating into MNLTALKNIPVSELIVLGDNAGLENLARMRKQDIIFSILKQHAKSGEDIFGDGVLEILQDGFGFLRSSDSSYLAGPDDIYVSPSQIRRFNLRTGDTISGKIRPPKEGERYFALLKVNEVNYDKPENARSKILFENLTPLHANSRLRMERGNGSTEDLTARVLDLASPIGRGQRGLIVAPPKAGKTMLLQNIAQSIAYNHPDCVLMVLLIDERPEEVTEMCRLVKGEVVASTFDEPASRHVQVAEMVIEKAKRLVEHKKDVIILLDSITRLARAYNTVVPSSGKVLTGGVDANALHRPKRFFGAARNVEEGGSLTIIATALIDTGSKMDEVIYEEFKGTGNMELPLSRKIAEKRVFPAIDYNRSGTRKEELLTQPDELQKMWILRKIIHPMSEIDAMEFLINKLAMTKTNYEFFDMMKRS
- the trxA gene encoding thioredoxin TrxA, with translation MKGNVINLTDDNFNKSVLESNRTILVDFWADWCNPCKILAPILEEISLEYNNKIVVAKINIDSNPNTAPKYSIRGIPALLLFKEGELIATKIGALSKLQLKLFLDTNLK
- a CDS encoding UvrD-helicase domain-containing protein, with the protein product MDLNVNQKKAVHCISGPCLILAGAGSGKTQVIIKKIVYLIKKCHFNPNNIFAVTFTNKSAKEMKSRIAHQLPCSIIKKITISTFHSLGLKIIKSELCHLNIKSNFSIFDEHDQMSALKHITKKKDKTFLKTIRIIISNWKNKLINACDATKHAKSVLEKNCAYYYKLYQSYLKSCNTLDFDDLVFLPTLLLKNNATLRKKWENHIKYLLVDEYQDTNLIQYELIKLLNTDNINFTLVGDDDQSIYSWRGARTHNFSLLKKDYPKLNVIKLEHNYRSSGRILRVANILIKNNPHFFKKELFSNLEYGPSINIISAKNEEEEARLVLKNILAHKSLNKTEYQDYAILYRNNYQAKIFEKMLLNSKIPYYVVTNSSFFLRPEIKDLLAYLKLILNPNDDIAFLKIINKPPRGIGNITINKLKEWSKIRKKSLFDSSNDIGLQFILTNRSFNTLKKFITLIKKLRKDIYAQPMLALNNFISSIKYEAWLLKSIKNKKLCETSIKNVYILLNWISELVDKNKDKSTILSDIITQFILQNDLNNTELNSNKVQLMTLHASKGLEFSYVFIIGMEEGILPHYSSINSNVDEERRLAYVGITRAKKELFLSYSNIRCQYGELIYTKPSRFLLELPRNDLFWNTYNIKTKVNIFTEKQLMYIKNVRKCLK